CCACTAGGTATTTTTAATTCATCTTTGTCATAAATAGCAATAATTAAATAATTTTGTGGCCTACCAAGTTCTTTTATTTTTTTGTAAGCCACCTTTGACTTTTCGGGAATTATAAATTCTAAAATCTCTGCCTCTCCTCTTCCTATAATAGTTAAATCTAATATTCCCGGTCTATCAATTAATTTTTCTATATAATTGGCGGCTATTAATTCTGGAGAAACAACTACATCAACCCCTAACCTTTCAAAAACATCTTTATACTCTATTTCAGAAATTCTTGCAATTGTTTTATCAACTCCATAACTCTTTGCAAGTAAAGAACTCATTAAATTAACTTCCTCTTTACCAGTCACCGCTATATATATGTCAGCATCTTCAATTCCTGCCTCTTCTAATGTCTTTGTTTTCGTGCAATCTCCATGTATAACTAAGGCATCAATTTCAGCAGAAACTTTGTTACATATCTCTTTATTACTATCAATTAAAACAATATCATGCCCCTTATCGCACAAT
The Methanocaldococcus sp. DNA segment above includes these coding regions:
- a CDS encoding NAD-binding protein, with translation MIIIIAGIGRIGYTLAKSLCDKGHDIVLIDSNKEICNKVSAEIDALVIHGDCTKTKTLEEAGIEDADIYIAVTGKEEVNLMSSLLAKSYGVDKTIARISEIEYKDVFERLGVDVVVSPELIAANYIEKLIDRPGILDLTIIGRGEAEILEFIIPEKSKVAYKKIKELGRPQNYLIIAIYDKDELKIPSGDIELKPGDRVLVLVKKDAVDIIRKMFLE